Proteins from a single region of Apium graveolens cultivar Ventura chromosome 7, ASM990537v1, whole genome shotgun sequence:
- the LOC141674153 gene encoding uncharacterized protein LOC141674153, with protein MKKARLAGLDTRGKATEPIFLRKHKEPMGEASTEGAEGHNAPITAAAPAAAATGAFQPLWGFRRGDTVVGSTKHAWDWSYHSVTPKDFTDVVATPDLERIKLMGAQSLASSNAYFQGAVRQAESWKRASDKADNALRRQQKKYATLEKKLKRKEEELGESNAELVVLRAEKDKAIDNYLDSEEFAQSMRIRDDSVFPEFFRTGWDTALGTVNEACPDINPADYICPDDEALLQRFRTRVVVSDHVPQDPLLPPPESSSRPAEDDSSSSSETTETSSESGEDDDMDAEGTSAP; from the exons atgaagaaagctcgattagcaggcctagacacccgaggaaaggcgacagagcctatcttcttgagaaagcacaaggagcctatgggggaggccTCAACTGAAGGAGccgagggccataatgctcctatcactgctgctgcccctgctgctgctgctacaggcgcctttcagcctctctggggattccgccgaggggataccgtggttggttccacgaagcatgcttgggattggtcctaccatagcgtgactccaaaggactttactgatgtagTGGCCActcctgaccttgagaggattaagctcatgggagcccaatctctggcttcg tctaacgcctactttcaaggcgctgtgaggcaagccgaatcatggaagcgggcttctgataaggccgataacgccctcaggaggcagcagaagaagtatgctaccctggagaagaagctcaagcgcaaggaggaagaactcggagagtctaacgccgagctggtggtacttcgggcggagaaggataaagctatagacaattatctggactcggaggagtttgcccaatccatgaggattagggatgattcagtctttcccgagttttttaggactggttgggacacggcccttgggaccgtgaacgaggcttgtcctgatattaacccggcggactacatctgccctgacgatgaggctttgctacagaggtttcgtacccgagtagtcgtctcggatcatgttcctcaggatccacttcttcctcctcccgagtcctCTTCCAGACCcgctgaggatgacagctcttcctcctccgagacgacggagacatctagcgagagcggagaagacgatgatatggacgccgagggcacctcagctccttag
- the LOC141674155 gene encoding uncharacterized protein LOC141674155 has product MRVLVDNGASVDILFHGTFIRMGYNDSHLTLSDAPIYGFNHVEYKVEGAIQLPITIEEEPREATQMLNFQVVKAASNYNAIMGRTGIHAFKAVPSTYHIILKFPTRNGIKEARGDEKMARSCYVAALRPDGTGGRSSP; this is encoded by the coding sequence ATGAGGGTCCTAGTGGACAATGGAGCTTCCGTGGACATTCTGTTCCATGGCACATTCATAAGAATGGGCTATAATGATTCTCATCTAACTCTATCCGACGCACCCATCTACGGGTTTAACCATGTAGAATACAAAGTCGAAGGAGCAATACAACTTCCCATAACTATCGAGGAAGAGCCTAGGGAGGCCACACAGATGTTGAACTTTCAAGTTGTCAAGGCAGCCTCTAattacaatgctatcatgggtagGACAGGGATCCACGCTTTTAAGGCTGTGCCCTCAACCTACCACATAATACTGAAGTTCCCAACTAGAAATGGTATTAAAGAAGCAAGGGGAGATGAAAAGATGGCCCGCAGTTGCTATGTTGCAGCACTTAGGCCTGATGGAACAGGGGGTAGGTCCTccccatag